In Rhinolophus sinicus isolate RSC01 chromosome X, ASM3656204v1, whole genome shotgun sequence, a single genomic region encodes these proteins:
- the TLR8 gene encoding toll-like receptor 8, whose protein sequence is MTLQCLLVTCVFLLISDSREFFAGADYPRDYPCHETRQNSSVIAECSGLDLHEVPKGVGKYVTELDLSSNFIKLITNESFQGLGNLTKINLNHNVMQPPYIENRHTNKKGLTITDGAFFNLQNLTELLLEDNQLNKIPANLPRSLKTLSLIQNNIVFITENNTSGLRNLETLYLGWNCYFGNACNQTFCLSNRTFKEMTNLKVLSLSFNNLSQVPHNLPHSLTNLYLSNTNIHIIHQGDFKKLGNLRVLDLSGNCPKCFNAPFPCTPCPGGASIVIDNLAFHDLSNLQILNLSSTSLRKIPATWFDKMHHLKELYLQFNNLAQEIMSGDFLTKLPVLEILDLSFNYIKGGYPEHINISSKFINLKSLRELHLKGYVFQELWQEDLEPLANLSNLTTINLGVNFIKQIDFTFFQNHRNLKVIYLSLNRISPLVNGIRQYDGNDSTGQSHIRKPRSADNVFDPLSSFYHNTNPLIKPQCTTYGKALDLSLNNIFFIGQKQFEAFHNEIACLNLSSNDNAQALNGTEFSAVSNVKYLDLSHNKLDFDSDLAFSELTKLEVLDLSYNAHYFQIAGVTHRLGFIKNLTKLNVLNLSYNSIYTLTEYNLSSVSLQELVFSGNCLDRLWHAEDDRYKAIFKGLRNLTRLDLSYNKLQRIPDEAFVNLPQNLTELYINNNYLRFFNWSLLQQFVHLNLLDLSRNYLYFLTYSLSKFTPSLQTLLLSHNRIFHLPSGFLSEARNLVHLDLSYNKLQTINRSTLQTQNTTKLAVLQLHKNPFDCTCDLGDFRRWMDENLHVRIPRLTAITCDSPGNQRGKSIIKLDLTTCVSDTIAATLCFFTSFITIMIILAALGHHWFYWDVWFIYQVCLAKIKGYRSLSTSRTFYDAYVSYDTKDASVTDWVINELRFHLEESEEKNVLLCLEERDWDPGLAVIDNLMQSINQSKKTIFVLTKKYAVSWSFKTAFYLALQRLMDENMDVIVFILLEPVLQHSQYLRLRQRICKSSILQWPDNPKAEDLFWQSLKNVVLTENDSRYNNLYVDSIKQY, encoded by the coding sequence ATGACCCTTCAGTGTTTGCTTGTGACCTGCGTTTTCCTGCTAATTTCTGATTCCCGTGAGTTCTTCGCTGGAGCAGATTATCCTAGGGACTATCCTTGCCATGAGACAAGACAAAATTCCTCTGTTATTGCAGAGTGCAGTGGTCTTGACCTGCATGAAGTTCCCAAAGGAGTGGGCAAATATGTGACAGAACTAGACCTGTCTAGTAATTTCATCAAACTCATAACAAATGAATCATTTCAAGGGCTGGGAAATCTTACTAAAATAAATCTAAACCACAACGTCATGCAACCGCCCTACATTGAAAATCGtcatacaaataaaaaaggcCTGACTATTACAGATGGGGCATTCTTTAACCTCCAAAACCTAACAGAGTTACTGCTTGAAGACAACCAGTTAAACAAAATACCTGCTAATTTGCCAAGGTCTTTGAAAACACTTAGTCTAATTCAAAACAACATCgtttttataactgaaaacaaTACTTCTGGACTTAGGAATCTGGAAACTCTCTATTTGGGCTGGAACTGCTATTTTGGCAATGCTTGTAATCAAACTTTTTGTCTAAGCAACAGAACATTTAAAGAGATGACAAATTTGAAAGTCCTTTCACTATCTTTTAATAACCTTTCCCAAGTGCCACACAACCTGCCACACTCCCTCACAAACTTGTATCTCAGCAACACCAATATCCATATCATCCATCAAGGGGACTTCAAGAAATTGGGAAATTTAAGAGTACTAGATTTAAGCGGGAACTGTCCAAAGTGTTTCAACGCCCCATTTCCCTGTACACCTTGTCCAGGAGGCGCTTCAATTGTCATAGATAATCTTGCTTTTCATGACCTCTCCAATCTTCAAATCCTGAACCTCTCCAGCACTTCCCTCCGCAAGATTCCTGCAACCTGGTTTGACAAGATGCATCATCTGAAGGAGCTGTATCTTCAATTCAACAATTTAGCACAAGAAATAATGTCTGGGGACTTTTTAACAAAGCTGCCCGTTTTAGAAATACTTGACTTATCTTTTAACTATATAAAGGGAGGCTATCCAgaacatattaatatttcttcaaaattcatTAACCTTAAGAGTCTCCGGGAATTGCACTTAAAAGGTTATGTGTTCCAGGAACTTTGGCAAGAAGATTTGGAGCCCCTGGCAAACCTCTCAAATTTAACGACTATCAACTTGGGTGTTAACTTTATTAAGCAAATTGATTTTACCTTTTTCCAAAACCATCGCAACCTGAAGGTCATTTACTTGTCATTAAACAGAATATCACCCTTGGTAAATGGTATCAGGCAATATGATGGCAATGACTCCACTGGCCAAAGTCATATCCGTAAGCCACGTTCAGCAGATAATGTGTTTGACCCGCTTTCGAGTTTTTATCATAACACCAATCCTTTAATAAAGCCACAATGTACAACTTACGGCAAAGCCTTAGATTTAAGCTtgaacaatattttctttattgggCAAAAGCAATTTGAAGCTTTTCATAATGAAATTGCCTGCTTAAATCTGTCTTCAAATGACAATGCTCAAGCATTAAATGGAACTGAATTTTCAGCTGTGTCTAATGTCAAATATTTGGATTTGTCACACAATAAACTAGACTTTGATAGTGACCTTGCTTTCAGTGAATTGACTAAATTAGAAGTTCTAGATCTCAGCTACAATGCACACTACTTTCAAATAGCAGGGGTAACGCACCGTCTAGGATTTATTAAAAACTTAACGAAGCTAAACGTTTTAAACCTGAGCTACAACTCCATTTATACTTTAACAGAGTACAATCTGAGTAGCGTGTCCCTGCAAGAATTAGTTTTCAGTGGCAACTGCCTTGATCGACTGTGGCATGCTGAGGATGACAGGTACAAGGCCATTTTTAAAGGTCTCAGGAACCTGACCCGGCTTGATTTATCCTATAATAAGCTGCAGCGTATCCCAGATGAAGCTTTTGTTAACTTGCCCCAGAATCTCACTGAActgtatataaataataattacttaCGGTTCTTTAACTGGTCATTACTTCAGCAGTTTGTTCATCTCAACTTGCTCGATTTAAGTAGAAACTATCTCTATTTTTTAACTTACAGCCTATCTAAATTCACACCTTCTCTTCAGACGCTGCTACTGAGTCACAATAGGATTTTCCACCTGCCTTCCGGCTTTCTTTCTGAAGCCAGAAATCTGGTACACCTCGATCTCAGTTACAACAAGCTACAAACAATCAACAGATCCACACTGCAAACTCAGAACACCACCAAGTTAGCTGTTTTGCAACTACATAAAAACCCTTTTGACTGTACTTGTGACCTGGGAGATTTTcgaagatggatggatgaaaatcTGCATGTCAGAATTCCTAGACTAACAGCCATCACTTGTGACAGTCCTGGAAATCAAAGAGGGAAGAGTATTATAAAACTAGATCTAACCACCTGTGTTTCAGACACCATCGCGGCCACATTATGTTTCTTCACGTCCTTCATCACCATCATGATTATATTGGCTGCCTTGGGTCACCATTGGTTTTACTGGGATGTTTGGTTTATTTATCAAGTGTGTTTAGCTAAGATAAAAGGCTATAGGTCTCTTTCCACATCCCGAACTTTCTACGATGCTTACGTTTCTTATGACACCAAAGATGCCTCTGTTACGGACTGGGTGATAAATGAGCTACGCTTTCACCTAGAagagagtgaagaaaaaaatgtgctccTGTGTTTGGAGGAGAGGGATTGGGACCCAGGGTTAGCCGTCATCGATAACCTCATGCAGAGCATCAACCAAAGcaaaaaaacaatatttgttttaaCCAAAAAATATGCAGTAAGCTGGAGCTTTAAAACGGCCTTCTACTTGGCCTTGCAGAGGCTAATGGATGAGAATATGGATGTGATTGTATTTATTCTGCTGGAGCCAGTGTTACAGCATTCTCAGTATCTGAGGCTGAGGCAGAGAATCTGCAAGAGCTCCATCCTCCAATGGCCTGACAACCCCAAGGCAGAGGATTTGTTTTGGCAAAGTCTGAAAAATGTGGTCTTAACTGAAAATGATTCACGGTATAACAATTTGTATGTTGATTCCATTAAGCAATACTAA